One part of the Arachidicoccus terrestris genome encodes these proteins:
- a CDS encoding bacteriophage abortive infection AbiH family protein produces MKTLYVIGNGFDIYHNLDTRYQSFAKYLAENNGEVYDLLIEYYPLSDMTAPNLTDKEYALWSRFEQALADLDYEGVLNDNSDLVARPGSDDFRDSDWHTYQIEMQLIIEKLTTQLIKDFNSFILKVDYDRVPNDAKISLEPDSHFLNFNYTETLQNIYGVPEELITYIHNKSTADHCHLILGHGTDPSEFIEKKKEPPPGLNGDALDEWQEHMGEDFEYSSSTARQEILSYYTTAFKNTAEIIRNNAAFFKSIAEVKEIRVLGHSISDVDLRYFEEIKNSVSEEVVWHISYYGALEKEMHLKTLKELGIHENNIHQIQIADLKI; encoded by the coding sequence ATGAAGACTTTATATGTTATAGGAAATGGATTTGATATCTACCATAATTTAGATACCAGATACCAGAGTTTTGCAAAATATTTGGCAGAAAATAATGGAGAAGTTTATGACCTATTAATCGAATATTACCCACTTTCTGATATGACTGCTCCTAATTTGACGGATAAAGAATATGCTTTATGGTCTAGGTTTGAGCAAGCATTAGCTGATTTAGATTATGAGGGTGTGTTGAACGATAATTCTGATTTAGTTGCCCGCCCAGGTTCTGATGATTTTCGAGATAGTGATTGGCATACCTATCAAATAGAAATGCAGCTAATTATAGAAAAATTGACTACCCAACTTATTAAAGATTTTAATAGCTTTATTCTGAAGGTTGATTACGATAGGGTTCCCAATGATGCGAAAATCAGTTTGGAGCCAGACAGCCATTTTCTGAATTTTAATTATACGGAAACTTTGCAAAATATATATGGTGTGCCGGAGGAATTGATAACCTATATTCATAACAAGTCAACCGCTGATCATTGTCACCTTATTTTGGGCCACGGCACCGATCCGTCTGAATTTATTGAGAAAAAGAAAGAGCCGCCTCCTGGGTTGAACGGTGATGCATTAGATGAATGGCAAGAACATATGGGAGAGGATTTTGAGTACTCCTCAAGTACTGCGAGACAAGAGATTCTATCTTATTACACTACAGCGTTTAAAAACACCGCTGAAATCATTAGAAACAATGCGGCTTTTTTTAAGAGCATAGCTGAAGTAAAAGAAATAAGAGTATTGGGGCATTCTATTTCCGATGTTGATTTAAGATATTTTGAGGAAATAAAAAATAGTGTTTCTGAAGAAGTTGTCTGGCATATCTCTTATTATGGCGCACTTGAAAAAGAGATGCATTTAAAAACTTTGAAGGAGTTAGGCATTCATGAAAACAATATTCATCAAATTCAGATAGCTGATCTGAAAATTTGA
- a CDS encoding RNA polymerase sigma factor, whose translation MSSYDTYDDAALLLQLKQGGGHSDQSAFREIYDRYMEKLYRSACRKLVSPEQAEEIVHDVLLDLWRRRAELDIEHLPAYLEKAVRFKVINYVNREKLPRFMEVFESLLFSPYTADSSFKDEAFNQLLESWVETLPEKQRAIFVRHYVDGLSTREIAIETGLAHKTVQNNLSLSVQYLRTRFGHLLMTIAILEAFSQFID comes from the coding sequence ATGTCAAGTTACGATACATACGATGATGCAGCACTGCTATTGCAGTTGAAGCAAGGCGGTGGTCATAGTGATCAGTCAGCCTTCAGGGAGATCTATGACCGGTATATGGAGAAACTGTATCGTTCTGCCTGCAGAAAACTCGTCAGTCCTGAGCAGGCGGAAGAGATCGTGCACGATGTACTACTGGATCTCTGGAGAAGAAGAGCGGAACTGGATATTGAACACCTGCCCGCCTATCTGGAAAAAGCTGTCCGCTTTAAGGTCATCAATTATGTCAATCGGGAGAAACTGCCCCGGTTTATGGAAGTATTCGAGTCGCTGTTATTTTCTCCCTATACCGCGGACAGCTCCTTTAAGGACGAAGCGTTTAATCAACTACTGGAAAGCTGGGTAGAGACGCTGCCGGAAAAGCAGCGGGCAATATTTGTTCGCCATTATGTAGACGGGCTCAGTACCCGGGAGATTGCCATTGAAACCGGTCTTGCCCATAAGACCGTACAGAATAACCTTAGCCTGTCGGTGCAGTACCTGCGTACCCGGTTCGGTCATCTGCTGATGACCATTGCTATACTGGAGGCATTTTCTCAATTTATTGATTAG
- a CDS encoding FecR family protein, producing MQLSNKEKKRFQQIFKRYESGVSTPEEIRFVEHYFDSLDLVNKNADPFADMTPDASTQLKEDLRSKLWASISESSEPDDQAGEKIRPLYARFKRFAAAALILTALGTGLYFILNKTSNPDSTDQVARNTASSASIQPGHSGAVLTLADGSTIVLDSASNQQVALQGGTAILNSNGELQYKKGSAETAQKAVTMNTLTTPKARQYSLVLPDGTKVWLNASSSLTFPTAFAGEERKVSLKGEAYFEVVHDASKPFKVLAAGQEIKDIGTEFNVSAYADEPGMKATLVEGIIEVAGRRLRPGQAAITTESGQLTVKEVNVAEATAWKNGKFIFEKEGIQNVMRKLARWYDIEVQYHGQLHSPAVTFTGSVSRFDDINRILEKITYTSGIHFQIKERRIIVSQ from the coding sequence ATGCAACTGTCAAATAAGGAAAAGAAAAGGTTTCAACAAATCTTCAAAAGGTACGAATCCGGCGTCTCTACGCCGGAAGAAATCCGGTTTGTGGAGCACTATTTTGACAGCCTGGACCTGGTAAATAAAAACGCGGACCCCTTTGCTGATATGACTCCGGATGCCAGCACTCAGCTAAAAGAAGACCTGCGGTCAAAACTGTGGGCATCCATATCTGAAAGCTCAGAACCTGACGATCAGGCCGGGGAAAAGATCCGGCCCTTGTATGCAAGATTCAAGCGTTTCGCAGCCGCTGCACTCATACTCACCGCCCTTGGGACCGGTTTATATTTTATTTTAAACAAGACCTCTAATCCCGACAGCACTGATCAAGTGGCTCGAAATACAGCCTCCTCTGCCTCTATACAGCCCGGGCATAGCGGGGCGGTTCTGACGCTGGCAGACGGAAGTACGATTGTGCTGGACAGTGCCAGCAATCAGCAGGTGGCCCTGCAGGGCGGTACCGCTATTTTAAACAGCAACGGTGAATTGCAGTATAAAAAAGGCAGCGCCGAAACGGCGCAAAAAGCCGTCACCATGAACACGCTTACAACACCCAAGGCCAGACAATATAGCCTTGTGCTGCCGGACGGCACTAAAGTCTGGCTGAATGCTTCGTCTTCGCTTACCTTCCCGACCGCTTTTGCGGGCGAAGAAAGAAAGGTGTCGCTCAAAGGAGAAGCTTATTTTGAGGTAGTGCACGATGCCAGCAAACCTTTTAAGGTCTTGGCGGCCGGTCAGGAGATCAAAGATATCGGCACTGAATTCAACGTCTCTGCCTACGCTGATGAACCGGGCATGAAAGCGACATTGGTGGAGGGGATTATCGAAGTGGCAGGTAGAAGGCTCAGACCCGGCCAGGCAGCTATCACCACTGAAAGCGGTCAGCTGACCGTCAAGGAGGTGAACGTCGCGGAAGCCACCGCCTGGAAAAACGGCAAGTTTATTTTTGAAAAGGAAGGTATACAGAACGTTATGCGAAAACTCGCGCGGTGGTATGATATAGAAGTGCAGTATCATGGCCAGTTGCATTCGCCGGCAGTTACTTTTACCGGTTCTGTTAGCCGTTTTGATGATATCAACAGAATACTTGAGAAAATCACCTATACGTCAGGAATTCATTTTCAAATTAAAGAAAGGAGGATTATCGTGAGCCAATAA
- a CDS encoding SusC/RagA family TonB-linked outer membrane protein yields the protein MKLTVAILIIGLTHVSAAINAQITIKEKNIPLQTALKTISQQSGYDFIYSDQVFKDAHPVSLNLNNAPIETALSLCFKDQPLTYKIEDKTVMVRRKTISDTKTVANNIANAPQDNEVRIHVTDSTGQPLPGASITVKGSKQGGSTDAQGNITLTSLTGGETLVVAYIGYETKEITIRDRENISVVLKVSTNPLDEMQIIAYGTTSKRFSTGNISTVTDDQIEKSPVTNVLLALEGRVPGVFIRQQTGYSGSQVNVQIQGRNSIGSGNEPFYVVDGVPYPASSMSRLSTILGGSDGSPLNYLNPDDIESISVLKDADATSIYGSRAANGAILITTKKGASGAMRINASFQQGIGMVPHKMELLNTQQYLNMRNQALANDSIDLNTSPWNTPNWFSSFVDLTHYDTTRYTDWQKVLLGNKAHYTDADLSFSGGNNNVNYLIGTNFHRETTVFPGTFSDLRGSLHFNVSGYSNNRKFHIQLSGSYLKDNNQLPDFDYTQTALTLPPNAPALYNPDGSLNFDYVDGVKAFDNPATMVYNHYSLKTDNLVGNALLSYELLKGLNIKSTFGYTENRTTEWEYPTDSVFDPLTLQNPSFSRYSSYGTTNMHTWDIEPQITYNTSFQKHHLAVLMGSSFQESTTLSQSYWLDGFNSDHALQNVKAASSISVRNSTISDYKYNAIFGRIGYNYDNKYILNLNVRRDGSSRFGSENRFHNFASFAGAWVFSEENAIESNLTFLSFGKLRASYGTTGNDQIQDYRYLSLYNNYTALAGIPYQTGSTGLYPTSLPNPYLQWESTKKLQFGLDLGFAKDRILLNANYNINRSSNQLLYYTLPAIAGFTGISQNFPATVQNTGWEITLSTVNVKGKDFQWRTSANITIPKNKLVAFPNLATSSYASSLVIGKSINIRRFNVFAGVDPQTGIYQFAAEDGGFTSDPGYPGYGTGKTVFLNLDPRYYGGIENTLVYKSLSLSFLFQFASQIGRNYYYGIDNPGGLGNQPSSILNNVWQKPGDQASVQRYSNGMYAIPLANATNGAYLDLESSNVSFSLINYWRLKNLSLSWQLPKSWTAKTGLQTARIYLQGQNLLTFTNHYIGMDPESQSLSLPPLKVITAGINISL from the coding sequence ATGAAACTAACCGTAGCCATACTGATCATCGGTCTGACCCATGTCAGCGCAGCAATCAATGCCCAGATTACTATCAAAGAAAAAAACATACCGCTACAGACAGCGCTGAAAACTATCAGCCAGCAAAGCGGTTATGACTTTATCTACTCCGACCAGGTCTTTAAGGATGCACACCCTGTGTCCTTAAACCTTAACAACGCGCCCATCGAAACAGCGCTCAGCCTCTGCTTCAAGGACCAGCCACTCACATACAAAATTGAAGACAAAACCGTCATGGTCCGCCGAAAAACTATTTCCGACACCAAAACTGTCGCCAATAACATCGCTAATGCCCCTCAAGACAACGAAGTCCGCATCCACGTCACAGACTCTACCGGTCAACCACTCCCGGGCGCCAGTATTACTGTTAAAGGCTCTAAACAAGGAGGTTCAACGGACGCCCAAGGAAATATTACACTCACTAGTTTAACTGGTGGAGAGACATTGGTAGTTGCCTATATCGGTTATGAAACGAAAGAAATTACCATCCGTGATCGAGAAAATATATCGGTTGTCTTGAAAGTCAGCACCAATCCTCTGGATGAGATGCAGATCATTGCTTATGGTACGACTTCCAAACGCTTCAGCACGGGCAATATTTCTACAGTTACTGATGATCAAATAGAAAAATCCCCGGTGACAAATGTGTTACTGGCTTTAGAAGGACGTGTGCCGGGGGTTTTTATAAGGCAGCAAACAGGCTACTCGGGCTCCCAGGTAAATGTCCAGATACAAGGGCGGAACAGTATCGGCAGCGGCAATGAACCATTTTACGTGGTGGATGGCGTTCCTTATCCGGCTTCGTCTATGAGTAGATTAAGCACTATTTTGGGCGGTTCGGATGGAAGCCCGCTGAATTATCTGAATCCTGATGATATAGAATCCATCTCCGTATTGAAAGATGCCGATGCCACTTCTATTTACGGATCACGTGCTGCTAATGGCGCTATACTGATCACCACCAAAAAAGGTGCTTCGGGTGCTATGCGCATTAATGCCAGTTTCCAGCAAGGTATCGGTATGGTGCCGCATAAAATGGAATTATTGAATACACAGCAGTATCTGAATATGCGCAACCAGGCGCTTGCCAACGACAGCATAGATCTTAATACATCTCCCTGGAATACACCTAATTGGTTCAGTTCATTCGTTGACCTGACGCATTATGATACTACCCGCTATACCGACTGGCAAAAAGTACTACTGGGCAATAAGGCGCATTATACCGATGCCGATCTGTCTTTCTCTGGGGGAAACAATAACGTCAATTACCTCATCGGAACGAATTTTCACAGGGAAACGACCGTTTTCCCCGGAACTTTTTCCGACCTGCGTGGGAGCCTTCACTTCAATGTCAGCGGTTATTCCAATAACCGCAAGTTCCACATACAGTTATCCGGTAGCTACCTGAAAGACAACAATCAATTACCGGATTTTGACTATACCCAAACGGCATTAACATTACCACCCAATGCCCCTGCTTTATACAATCCGGACGGCAGCCTGAATTTTGATTATGTGGATGGTGTAAAAGCTTTTGATAATCCGGCGACAATGGTTTATAACCATTATAGCCTTAAGACCGATAACCTAGTTGGAAACGCATTGCTTAGTTATGAATTGCTTAAAGGACTGAATATCAAGAGTACTTTTGGTTATACCGAGAACAGGACGACGGAATGGGAATATCCTACAGACAGTGTATTTGATCCCTTAACCTTGCAGAATCCTTCCTTTTCCAGGTATTCGTCTTACGGTACTACCAATATGCATACATGGGATATAGAACCGCAAATAACGTACAATACTTCTTTTCAAAAGCATCACCTCGCTGTACTGATGGGTAGTAGCTTCCAGGAATCGACTACGTTATCGCAGTCCTATTGGTTGGATGGTTTCAACAGTGACCATGCTCTTCAAAATGTTAAAGCTGCAAGCAGCATCTCTGTAAGAAACAGTACGATATCGGATTACAAGTACAACGCCATTTTCGGCAGGATAGGCTATAATTATGACAACAAATACATCCTCAATCTGAATGTCCGGAGGGACGGCAGCAGCCGCTTCGGCTCGGAAAACCGGTTCCATAATTTTGCTTCCTTTGCAGGCGCCTGGGTTTTCTCGGAAGAAAATGCCATAGAGAGCAACCTTACCTTTCTAAGTTTCGGTAAACTGCGCGCCAGCTACGGAACAACTGGGAACGACCAGATACAGGATTACAGGTATTTAAGCCTGTATAACAACTACACCGCATTGGCAGGGATTCCTTACCAGACAGGTTCTACGGGCCTGTATCCTACCAGCCTTCCCAATCCCTATCTACAGTGGGAATCTACTAAAAAATTGCAATTCGGACTGGACCTGGGATTTGCCAAAGACAGGATACTATTGAATGCGAACTATAATATCAACAGGTCTTCTAACCAGTTACTGTATTATACTTTACCTGCCATTGCCGGGTTCACAGGAATTTCGCAGAACTTTCCCGCCACCGTACAGAATACCGGCTGGGAAATTACCTTATCGACCGTTAATGTCAAAGGGAAGGACTTTCAATGGAGAACAAGTGCCAATATAACCATCCCTAAAAATAAGCTGGTGGCATTTCCCAATCTGGCAACCTCCTCTTATGCGAGCTCGCTTGTCATCGGAAAATCCATCAATATCAGGCGCTTTAACGTCTTTGCCGGCGTCGATCCGCAAACAGGTATTTATCAATTCGCGGCAGAAGACGGCGGCTTTACTTCCGATCCCGGATACCCGGGTTATGGTACCGGGAAAACAGTTTTCCTAAACCTGGATCCCCGGTATTACGGCGGTATTGAAAACACCCTGGTGTATAAGAGTTTGTCACTATCGTTCCTGTTCCAGTTTGCCAGCCAGATAGGACGTAATTATTATTATGGGATTGATAATCCGGGAGGTCTTGGAAACCAGCCCTCTTCGATATTAAATAATGTCTGGCAAAAGCCGGGCGACCAGGCTAGTGTTCAACGATATTCCAACGGTATGTATGCTATTCCTTTGGCGAATGCGACCAATGGCGCCTATTTAGACCTTGAATCAAGTAATGTGTCATTCAGCCTGATCAACTATTGGCGGTTGAAGAACCTTTCACTTTCCTGGCAGTTGCCTAAATCCTGGACAGCGAAGACCGGGTTACAAACCGCCCGTATTTACCTGCAGGGACAGAACCTGCTGACTTTTACCAACCATTATATAGGAATGGATCCGGAGTCCCAAAGCCTGAGTTTACCGCCTCTGAAGGTTATCACAGCAGGAATCAATATTTCACTTTAA
- a CDS encoding RagB/SusD family nutrient uptake outer membrane protein: protein MLPFNIKRIFLYIILSAFLLAGCSKFIDVDTPYTSTSASQVFSGNAPAAAALTAIYMQLSTSDIRPAISFKSLLVDCSLYADELATADNSDQTPNAFYTNQLTPLIGPSSEWNDAYNKIYEVNAAIEGLMASVGVKASVKQQLLGEAYFVRGFFYFYMTNMFGDVPLALSTDYKANSTLSRASSEDVYAQMFKDFNRADSLLSDDYLGGDAQSVTTERVRPTKAAAETMLARLYLYEKKYADAETFATKVINRTGTYGLVALDSVFLENSEETIWSIPPIRTGTQANTAEGRLFVVSATNNIYGPAYQIAPQLLNSFESGDNRKSHWIGYALAGSGWWYFPFKYKIGADNVPRAEYSMVLRLAELYLIRAEARAMQNNISGAQDDINAIRHRAGLGNTTANTQDALVTAILHERYVELFTEWGQRFFDLKRLGKLDAILGAEKPGYWNTDDQYFPIPQTEREANPNLTQNPGYN, encoded by the coding sequence ATGCTACCTTTTAATATCAAGCGTATATTTTTATACATTATCCTATCCGCATTTTTGTTGGCAGGCTGTTCCAAGTTTATTGATGTGGACACACCCTATACCAGTACGAGCGCTTCGCAGGTGTTCAGCGGGAACGCCCCTGCAGCCGCTGCGCTTACCGCCATTTATATGCAGCTAAGCACTTCGGACATAAGGCCGGCCATCAGTTTCAAGTCGTTGCTGGTCGATTGCTCCCTGTATGCAGATGAGCTTGCAACAGCCGATAACAGCGATCAGACACCAAATGCGTTTTATACCAACCAGCTGACACCGCTGATCGGCCCCAGTTCAGAATGGAATGACGCTTATAATAAGATATACGAAGTCAATGCTGCCATCGAAGGTCTGATGGCTTCCGTCGGTGTTAAAGCTTCAGTAAAGCAACAATTACTCGGCGAAGCTTATTTTGTGCGCGGTTTCTTTTATTTCTATATGACCAATATGTTCGGGGATGTGCCACTTGCGCTTTCCACCGATTATAAAGCTAATTCCACATTGAGCAGGGCGTCTTCCGAAGACGTGTATGCACAAATGTTTAAGGATTTCAATAGAGCCGACAGCCTGTTAAGTGATGATTATTTAGGGGGCGATGCGCAATCCGTCACCACGGAACGCGTTCGGCCAACAAAAGCTGCAGCAGAAACTATGCTGGCGAGGCTCTATTTATATGAAAAGAAATATGCCGATGCGGAAACATTTGCCACAAAGGTTATCAACCGGACAGGCACGTATGGACTTGTAGCGCTTGATAGTGTTTTTCTTGAAAACAGCGAAGAAACAATATGGTCTATACCGCCCATCCGCACCGGCACGCAGGCGAATACCGCAGAAGGAAGGTTGTTTGTGGTTTCCGCTACTAATAATATTTACGGCCCGGCCTATCAGATAGCGCCTCAGTTGCTCAACAGTTTTGAATCCGGGGACAATCGAAAATCGCATTGGATCGGCTATGCTTTGGCCGGATCCGGATGGTGGTATTTTCCTTTCAAGTATAAGATCGGGGCAGACAATGTACCCCGGGCGGAGTATTCTATGGTATTGCGCCTGGCAGAATTATATTTAATTCGGGCTGAAGCCAGGGCGATGCAAAATAATATTTCCGGTGCACAAGACGATATTAATGCTATCCGGCATAGAGCAGGCTTAGGTAATACCACAGCCAATACACAGGATGCATTGGTTACCGCTATTTTGCACGAACGCTATGTGGAACTGTTTACCGAATGGGGGCAACGTTTCTTTGACCTCAAACGGTTGGGTAAGCTGGATGCTATATTAGGTGCGGAAAAGCCCGGATACTGGAATACGGACGACCAATATTTTCCTATACCGCAAACGGAAAGAGAAGCAAATCCGAACCTTACGCAAAATCCCGGATATAATTAA
- a CDS encoding ABC transporter ATP-binding protein, which produces MESIVKTIGLSHKYTSAWAIKDINIDINSKGIYGLLGSNGAGKSTTMNIICGVLNQTKGDVFINGIDLREHPIEAKRNIGFLPQVAPIYLDLTIKEYLIYAAHLRLMEDDQIAASIDEVMKKCGIEHMQNRLLKNLSGGYRQRVGIAQSIIHKPRLVILDEPTNGLDPLQIGEVRNLIKEIAVEHTVILSSHILSEIQQLCQQIIMIEQGQLVFSDTMDAFNNYIAPQSMIVSFENPPASSTLEAFKGINRIEKMTAKSFRLFYDGSIQVSEQIIMESVQHQWRMTELAVEKNSIDEIFKQLTKKASKN; this is translated from the coding sequence ATGGAATCTATTGTTAAGACCATAGGGTTGTCACATAAATATACATCAGCCTGGGCCATCAAGGACATCAATATAGATATTAACTCGAAAGGTATATACGGTTTACTGGGCTCTAACGGTGCCGGTAAATCTACCACTATGAATATCATTTGCGGTGTGCTCAATCAAACGAAAGGAGATGTTTTTATTAATGGCATTGACCTGCGTGAACATCCGATAGAGGCCAAACGAAATATCGGCTTCCTGCCACAGGTGGCCCCTATTTATTTGGACCTGACAATTAAGGAGTATCTGATTTATGCGGCCCACTTACGCCTGATGGAGGATGATCAAATTGCCGCTTCTATTGATGAAGTGATGAAAAAATGTGGTATCGAGCATATGCAGAACCGCTTACTGAAGAACTTGTCAGGCGGTTACCGACAAAGAGTGGGCATTGCCCAGTCTATTATACACAAACCGAGACTGGTGATTCTTGATGAACCTACGAATGGATTGGATCCTTTGCAGATCGGCGAGGTGCGCAACTTAATTAAGGAAATTGCCGTGGAACATACCGTGATCCTGTCCTCCCATATACTAAGCGAAATACAGCAACTCTGCCAGCAGATCATTATGATAGAACAGGGGCAGCTTGTTTTTTCCGATACGATGGATGCATTTAATAACTATATCGCTCCTCAAAGTATGATTGTAAGTTTTGAGAATCCTCCCGCTTCCAGTACGCTGGAAGCTTTCAAAGGTATTAACAGGATAGAGAAGATGACCGCCAAATCGTTCCGGCTGTTTTATGACGGCAGCATACAGGTAAGCGAACAGATCATTATGGAAAGCGTGCAACACCAATGGCGTATGACGGAGCTGGCTGTGGAGAAAAATTCTATCGACGAGATATTTAAGCAACTCACGAAAAAGGCTTCTAAAAATTAA
- a CDS encoding Gldg family protein, whose protein sequence is MKRIYYIARNELYSLYCSPIAWAMMILFFFMTSTGYLNFMSGGLGHFERGGEELFSARNQTDVILANLRGAPGYFLNIISNMYLFLPLITMGLISKETSSGTIKLLYSSPITIRELVMGKFMAMVCFVLTLLFLLLLTVFPLCHSLTHPDYSHIVAAFGGLLLVLCTYCAIGLFISSLTSYQIVAGIITFGLFAFLGRADRIWQNIDVIRNISYYLYLQGKAQDLITGLFNTRDIAYFLILTLVFLSFTVIRLKSAMESISRLRKFIRYAIVVVAAFFLGYITSRPKFNLYRDFTRDQIHSITKPTQQMLAKLNDGPLDITVFVNLLHYTYSDFAPSRHNFVYSFLFEPYVRFKPDIRIKYVYYYDAEPSSFLFLIHPGKTLQEIAEEEAKSWNISLKKFLGPSEIRKLVDVKKEDYRSFFQLKYKGKTSVFRMFDDMIHWPREDEIAAALNRLIAKPPKIDFLCDEIERNPFFEKKRDYSGITSSIGNRFSLANQGYDFDTISLKKQDIPANIAALVIADPRTPIAKESLDKIFRYIHNGGNLWIASESDRKDIIKPILDTLGISLRNGLLIQPSEYYSGDVVYSYITKDGIHTAPQFVEELKNEKLYYGDSIFRVALGGASAMDYKEKNGFHIRPLLTTDSLLAWNRVAPISNDSLQLKVKRLPSDEKGTFVTQVLLKRPVNHKEQRIIVSSDADFMTPSLSRYDHLPRRYNYDFGFYSMSIFSYGQFPANTIRPQTDNSYDIKMADVWKQRVLLYYIIPSILLLIGSVILIRRKRK, encoded by the coding sequence ATGAAAAGAATATACTACATAGCGCGCAACGAACTGTACAGTTTATATTGTTCTCCCATAGCCTGGGCGATGATGATTCTGTTTTTTTTTATGACCAGCACAGGATATCTCAATTTTATGTCAGGAGGGTTGGGCCATTTTGAAAGAGGCGGGGAGGAATTATTTTCTGCCAGGAACCAGACGGATGTTATCCTGGCAAACCTAAGAGGAGCCCCGGGCTATTTTCTGAATATCATTTCGAATATGTATTTGTTTTTGCCGCTCATAACGATGGGGCTCATCAGCAAGGAGACCAGCAGCGGCACCATCAAATTACTCTATTCTTCTCCCATTACCATCCGGGAATTGGTTATGGGAAAATTTATGGCAATGGTTTGTTTTGTGCTGACACTGCTGTTTTTATTGTTATTAACTGTCTTTCCTTTATGCCATAGCCTGACCCATCCGGATTACAGTCATATAGTTGCGGCCTTCGGAGGTTTGTTGCTTGTGCTGTGCACGTATTGCGCCATCGGGCTTTTTATTTCTTCGCTTACCTCTTATCAGATCGTGGCCGGCATCATTACTTTTGGCCTGTTCGCTTTTTTGGGAAGGGCAGATAGAATATGGCAGAATATTGATGTAATCAGAAATATCAGCTATTATTTGTACTTGCAGGGAAAGGCGCAGGATCTGATAACCGGTTTATTCAATACCAGGGATATAGCCTACTTCCTGATATTGACATTGGTATTTTTGTCCTTCACCGTTATCCGGCTGAAGTCGGCTATGGAATCTATTTCAAGACTGCGCAAATTCATTCGATATGCGATAGTAGTAGTAGCAGCATTTTTTTTAGGTTATATCACCAGCCGTCCAAAATTCAATCTTTACCGGGATTTTACCCGTGACCAGATACATTCTATCACGAAACCGACGCAACAAATGCTGGCAAAGCTGAATGACGGCCCGCTGGATATAACAGTCTTTGTCAATTTGCTACACTATACTTATTCCGATTTCGCACCTTCCCGTCATAATTTTGTCTATTCTTTTCTGTTTGAGCCATACGTCAGGTTTAAGCCGGATATCCGGATAAAATATGTTTATTATTATGATGCGGAGCCGTCTAGTTTTCTATTTCTGATTCATCCGGGTAAGACATTGCAGGAAATTGCCGAGGAAGAAGCGAAGAGTTGGAATATAAGCCTGAAAAAATTTCTGGGGCCATCTGAGATTCGCAAACTGGTAGATGTAAAAAAAGAAGATTACCGAAGTTTCTTCCAGTTGAAGTATAAAGGGAAAACCTCCGTTTTCAGGATGTTTGACGATATGATTCACTGGCCAAGGGAGGACGAGATCGCTGCTGCCCTGAACCGCCTGATAGCAAAGCCGCCTAAGATCGATTTCCTGTGCGATGAAATTGAGCGAAATCCATTCTTTGAAAAAAAACGGGATTACTCGGGCATTACCAGCAGTATCGGCAACCGTTTCTCGCTTGCCAACCAGGGTTACGACTTTGATACAATTTCCCTTAAGAAACAGGATATTCCCGCTAATATAGCTGCACTGGTTATAGCCGACCCCAGGACGCCTATCGCTAAGGAAAGCCTGGATAAGATCTTTCGTTATATACATAATGGCGGCAATCTATGGATCGCTTCGGAATCCGATCGAAAGGATATCATCAAGCCAATCCTTGATACCCTCGGCATTTCTTTACGGAATGGCTTGCTGATCCAACCCAGCGAATATTATTCCGGGGATGTTGTTTACAGTTATATAACGAAAGACGGCATACATACGGCGCCGCAGTTTGTTGAAGAACTTAAAAATGAAAAATTGTATTATGGAGACAGCATTTTCCGGGTTGCACTCGGAGGAGCCAGTGCTATGGATTATAAAGAGAAAAACGGATTCCATATAAGGCCTTTGTTAACAACAGACAGCCTGCTTGCCTGGAACAGGGTAGCGCCCATCAGTAATGATTCCCTACAATTAAAAGTAAAACGCCTGCCTTCAGATGAGAAAGGGACTTTTGTAACCCAGGTACTCCTGAAGCGCCCCGTAAATCATAAAGAACAGCGGATTATCGTCTCCTCTGATGCGGATTTTATGACGCCTTCGTTGTCAAGATACGACCATCTTCCCAGGCGGTATAATTATGATTTCGGCTTTTACAGTATGAGTATATTCTCTTACGGGCAGTTTCCTGCCAATACCATACGGCCGCAAACCGATAATTCTTATGATATAAAGATGGCAGACGTGTGGAAACAACGTGTATTGCTGTATTATATTATCCCCTCGATATTGCTTCTCATAGGGTCGGTAATACTTATCAGAAGGAAGCGTAAGTAA